Below is a genomic region from Aricia agestis chromosome 16, ilAriAges1.1, whole genome shotgun sequence.
attaataattattataggtaccaCAGTCGTTGGAATCTTGGCAAACCTAGCAAAGTTGTTTTCTTTCAAGATTCTCATTTATTTCCAACTGTTTATAAAAACCTTTTGATTGGTTTCAAACGTAAGTCAGACATTAGACCTCAAAAACACAGTTATCAGTGGAATGTATTTTTTCCTGATCGTTTTTCGATCAAAAGTCTATTGTATATTGTTATCGAACTGAAATaatgaaaactataataatatggtgcTAATAAGATTAGCGTAATATCTAGTAAGTATACATAAATGTTAAATACTACTAGCCCATTTCAAGtaacaatgataataattaaagtatattttaccATAATTAAAAACCATCTAATTATAAGATTCACTGTGACTGCACCTTTaccttttttaaattgtaacggttgttacttattagttattacagaaAATAATAACTTGAACACTGTTAATATTACGCCTACAAATCATGCAATCCTTTTGCTAATTTaagcttaaaatttttaaattttctcagATTTAAATCCTAAGTTTTCTATGGCAATGAATTTTGAATTGACAATATTCAGTTTTGGGAGGCTTAAGTCTATTGTATCATGGAATGCTTTGGAATTTGGATGGATTTAATACAACGAAATATATCACTGAGATCGTATTTGTTACATCTAGGCATAGAAAATGGACTGAGCTTTAGGTAAATACACTAAGGTGGCTCTAGAAAAAGACGGAGCATCGGTTAGTGTTTATCGCAGATAATAATCTTGAATGCCGCTTATCCAAGTCTTTCTGCAAGAGAGCTTTTACAGTATACGATGCGATATCCGACATCAGATCTCTGGTTTCTTATTTTAATATGGCAAAGTCATATGAAACACAGTATTCGCATGTTTTATTATAACCATTATGCATGTTTTTCTCGTATGGTGATAACGGTCTGATATCGCATCGATGGGAAAATGTTCGCAAAAAAATCTTTAGCTTTTCTGATAAACTCAGTCCATTTTATatgtaacataaaattaaacaacttATATGGACTCCATCTGTTCAGTCAGCTCTAGAATTGGACTTTCGCTAAGTGGTAACATGTTTGCGCTGGGCGGAAGACTGTGGCCTTGCCAGTTGGACTGAAACAATCGTAATTAAAGTGAAATGAAAATCATTTTTTCCAAATTGGTTAACAATCAACACTTTCAAAATGTCCCACTCGGTCCCTACCCCGCCCCGGTacaggaactaacccggcgagcagaaccggcgtaagaaagtATCCGGAAATTTGGATTCTGAATGAGATACCCAATTATCCAAAATATGGTAATTAACTTTTATTgggacataagtcataactcataagcgaTCACTTGCGTCTttactatattaaattaatataatgaagtttttttgaatttataaaaaaatatcgtatctgaaattaattattattaataatgaccAATGAAaagttgagttttttttttaatttataggaTGTCGTAACttgtaaataaagtaaaaaagtcATATAatcgatattaattattagtatcaATCTTATTTAATACGACCTAAATATTTGTcacaaaatgtaattaattatattactgTTGCTAAAATGCGTTATAACTTTGCAAATATGTGCAAATCAACCTGCCTTCGAGTGCATGCTTCAGTGATCTAAAAAGCCAAACAAAggtgtcaaaaataaaacaacatactGTAGGTAAATCTTGCATTTACTcatgttttaaataaacttgCTTCTAAGTAAAGCTATCACATCTTATGTAAAtagaacattataatatatttagcaaaaaataacaaaaaacaacttTATACAGACTTCAAACAAAACTTACTTAACAGCGTAAGCTTAGCATATCTCACCTATACTTATTACACTGTAATTTATATGAATAAATAGTATGTAGGAACATTAGAAGAGATGACGTAATAaaatgcaataaataaatacgtTACCTATAATACACGTTATTTGGCAAGTTATACTTAGTAATGGAAtcagttattaattattgtgttccgggaatgaatataaattgaattttaatttatttttagagtaTAATGTGGGTagataaatattatgcaatgaCATATGAAATTTATCTTTTGCTCATTACAGGTACTTAATATACTACTACCCGTGTATTTCTTAAACGTAGAAAACTGCGTATTACCCATAATATTGCATATGAAAATCTTTCAGTATATAGTATTCTTAACTTAACTCAGTACTGAGTTTGGTGTCCGTTTGGTAGTCGATAGAATATATTGTGGTGTAATTAAAGCACTAGTTATTGTCATGCATTCTAAATAGTTCATGCCTTTGTGTTTTACAAATCGTCattataatacaaatatttacgaATACATTCTACTATGAGACCATCGTACATACTAGCTAGTTGTGACGAACACTTCTAAAATCTGCTTCAATTTGCGTGCATTTCGCTACTAATTACAGGACTACTCGAATGTGTTCTACTAGTTGATTTGTTGGAATACCTGGAAGCACGTCTGTGGCTGGAATAGACCAGGGTTCCACTGTCCAGGCCACAAGGGAGCATCCAAAGAGGAATGGGAAGATTCCCCATTTTCCCTGCTCTCTTTCCCATCTCTTCTCGCCGCTAAGTCTGATATCTGACAAGCACTCTGCAAACTAGAGGGTAGATTCGACCAATTCTCGTTGCCCAGTCTGTCTTTGTTGACGATGCTTATATCCATAGAACCTTGATAAGTGAATTTCGGTTCGTCAAGGTTTTCTTCAGATTTCTTCAACCGATTGGGGTCCTCGACTATCGCTTGGAAAGCTAATAAATCCCTATTCTCAGTTTCTGTTAGTGGCAGTGGGGGCAATATCTGCTGCTGCTGGGCAATTTTGTAACTCTGCTGTCGTAACATCTGTCGCCTACTTAGGCCTACTTGTAGGCTGTGCAACGTGCTCATTTCGTGAGGCTGCATGTTCGGAGGAGTCATTTGCTTCTGTAGTATTTGACGCTTTTGTTGGAACAATCGGTGTTGCATCAGCTGCTGCTGAAGAGGAGGTTTACTTATTTGTGACAATGATGCCCCTGTGACTAAATCTGGGGTATCTTGTAACGGTGCCATCATCTTTGGACTGGCGGGCAACGGAGGGGACGTACTTGAATAATTATATGTCTCCGGAAGACTAATGCGCTTCGTTATAGgattttttgtatctaaataATGCGGAGTGAAGGTAGCAGCAAATTGGTTATGTTGAATTTGCCGTTGAGTCATCTCTTCGACTGGCAGTGAGGATTGATACTGAGTTTTGAGTTTTTGTGCCTCTTTTTGTACCAAATGTAGCTCTAGCACTCCTTTTGCTTTGCAGTTCTCGTTGAGCCTCTGACTATTGAACGCTAAACTATTCTTCTGCGTTTCGGAGGATTGGGCGACTTGTTGTGCGACAAGACCATCGCTAGCTCGTCGACCTTCTCGAAAGTCAACTGGACTCCGGGTGGCTGCCCGTTGGCAATTTTTATTAACAGATTGATAGTTGATCGGGTTATGCCTCGCTATAAACCCCCCACCGGGACTTTTATTGTTATAAGAAGAGATGTAGACACATGGATGCATTGGACTTGTGTTCACCAAAGTGCTATTTTCATACGATAACTTATCATCATTAGACGTGCAGCTCGGTAAACTACTTGCTAATTCACTAGAACAATCTGATAATTGGTAATCTATACTCTCGAACGCCGAAAAATTACTTTGGGACGAATCACAGCTTAGGTTTTGACTTAGActcttattgttaaaaaaagtaACGACCCCACTACTCGAACTTGAGCTGGCGTAGGAGCTCAGCCTATTCTGAGGTCCGATTGTGGTACTGGGAACGTCTTCCATATCGGTCTCACAACCTTCATCTGTTGAGGACGAATACTGTTGTTGAAATTTTGTTGCTTCTGTCGTGTTATTAGGATTATGCGTCTGATTATGAGTTGCTCCTGTTGTATAtcgatttaatgaaaatttacttTCGGGTCTGTACAAAGTGTTCGGAAAAAGATCTGTATTGGCTGCGTTGAAATTATTCTCAGTAGGTGCCACGTTTTGCAGGTAAGAATAACCTGATAAGTGAGGGTATTCTTTGAAAGGTGGAGTACTCGTTTGCAACCTATTCATATCCTGTTGCTGCACTTGGGATACAAGTCTTGACGATTCCAAAGGCTTTGGTTGTTCTAATACACTACTTAATTTGGTATCCGTAAACTGTGTGGGAATTGGACTAGTACTCAAGTTTACGGTACCTTTTAAAGGGAGCGGACTTTGTTGGAGAGTATTCATGAGCTTAGCTGCCTCTGAACACATTGTGAATGTTGTGGAATTCGGTAACTTCATTGAGTCCACTGAGAAGTTGGTTGCAGATGCGgaattttgaagaaaatttgCTATTAGATTGTGGTCCGCCACAGCATTATTTCTACCGCCGTCGATAGCACATTTCGAATCAAAGCTAGACGAAGTTAGCAGTCTGCCatcatttttattagtttcCGGACCAACAGTCGTGGACTGTTGTAGGAGACGTCTACAGTCTTCACttgattgttttaaaatattctgcTGCTGTTCATACGTCGAAGCGAGTAGCCTGTGAGTTGGCATATTGCCTTCATTTAACTTATTGCCTATCCTCTGATTCGACTGGGCGACATCAATATTGCGCATGGACAGCAGTCTCGTGGAGTCTGTTTCATGGGCTCGGGCATCGAGATTGGCTACAAGAAAACTCCTATGATTATTATCAGGTGTATCTGAGTTACGCTGAAGTAATCTTTGCTCCGTCATATTGACTCCAGCTAGTGATAGTAGTCTTTGGGTTTCTGCAGTCGAAGGGTCAACGGGTGCGGTTGTTAGACCTGGAGTTGTCCTGTTATAATCTCTAGGTTGCTCAGGTGTGTGCAGCactctgaaataaaaaaataaatagataagTATTAAGAATCACTAGATTAAGTGTCACTTAAAAATCTCGACTAGTTAGAAGTAATGTCGACACGTGATTCTACGAGTATTAATGTTGTCTGATATAGATGACCGCATACAGTCAAATAATTCTCAAAACTAGAATGAGGATGCATACTTAATTCATAGCACATATCGTTGTATAACCGAGCGTTAACTGCATTACCAAAGTACTAACTAACCTACTTTAGAAGAAATTAGTAATTAGTGGTAAAGTAGGTTGCATGGTCACATGTGGTAATTGTATGCGACTGGTGACCGCACATAAATGTGATACGCATATTTGTTTCGTACGTAATTCAGCCAAGTACCTAATTATATTAGTTGTTTTAGACTATATTTCACAGTTACGTGAGGCGACgcattattttgaaaaaatattaaggacGAGCGTAAAGAAGATTTATTGTCTTGACAAAACTTAATAAATATGAGCACGTCATATTATTTATTGAGTTCAACTAATTAAAAACTTGCGAACGaacattatacttaattaactGGTAACTGGTAAGTGGTAAGTGGTAACTAGGATCTCCAAACAAACAATGTTGTGCTCCAAAAGATACATAATCACATACACCGGGTATCACCAattcagaaataattttattgaaattggaATTCAAAGAAATGAAATCGTCATACCTATTCGGGTTCTCTCGGCGATCGAGCGCGAGGTCGGAGCGCCGTGCTGGACGGCGGTCACTAGCGCGCGCTCGCAGCCGCTCCAGCAGCAGCAGGTAAATCGCCGCGTGGTGGTCGTAACTGTTCGAGCGGAGACTCTGTTGGTGAGAACACTCCGTCACAGGTGCGTTGCGCACGCTACGGGACTATGCATACATGCGTTCCCAAAGGAATGAGCAGAGCATTGAGCAAGACCCAGAAGGATTCGAACCCCTGGATGGAAGTGGAAATTATAACAATAGAGTTCAGAGAGGAGCTCCACAAAGATCCAACTACTATTCCTGTAGGTCATTTgtcaatttaattttagttCTTAGATATTGAGACtattcaatattatgttttgctactcatattttatttaaggcaGATTTGGGAATAACAATCTCAGGATAAGAAAAGTTAACGAATCATATGGGAGTTCAACTGATAAGTAATTAGCATAAATGCCAAATATATTACCTCCTTAGTCTTGATTGGATCTATTCCTAAACTCTGCATCAGTCTTAATACTTGTTCGTTAGGCTCTTGAGTGTGATGTGTGACGTGGGCCGGGCTCCTCATGGGATCTGCAGCTATCGTCGGCGCGGTGTAGGGCTCTGCTGCCATCCATCTGTGTTTCTTTATCTGTTCTATCGTGTACCGCTTCATTGGCTCTAATACTAGCATCTTTCGAATTAACGATTCGCAGTCTGGAAAATACAAAAGAGGCTTTTGAGTTTGGCTTTGGTTTGAAAGCAGATATAACGTTAAAACTAGAACCCTAGGCCGGAAACCGGAACTAGGCTGGAAAAACTAGAATACACGAAAGGGAATTAGGAAGATACCGCAGAATAATTAGCACGGCATTGGCAAATATTTGAAGAAGCACTCTCGTAAGAAGCGTAAAAATTCTTCAAGATCTTTTAAACGCATCTCCGTTCAGTGAAAACGTTATTTCAAGATTAAGTGAATACATTTAAATAACTTATAGCGTTCGCACACAAAATAACTCTTGAACTTACATAGGCGAATTGACGTCACCCGAAATGAAAACGGAGAAACGATTTAACCCTAACAAAAAGGTCACGGGAACAATTTCACGGAAATAACCCCTTGACATTATGGCAACTTAAACGGTTGTAATGTCAAAGATTTCTCCTTTGACGACGGCAACAAGATAAAGACCGAGATGGACATTTATTGCAAAATGGGTTAATAAGGGACGATTTTCGACGGTTCCGGCTGGTTATTATATTCTTTACAAGTTCTTCTTTCGTATAATAACGTTTTTGTATATTGACTAATACAGAGTTCCTTATTTCTGTATTTGCAATCGTAGGCTAACAATCAAATACGCTTTATAGAAACTGCATGTCCGGTCAGTCTATTTTCTGTATAAATCCGAATTGACGTCAGTCAAGCAATATGAGATTGCATTTGATGATccacagtaaaaaatgcaatttaattgtaattgaaaagTTAAACGACTGTATAAGGCAAGGCAACGAGTGACGACAGGGCCACATGACGTAAATGCTCACCACTAATGACATTTCTCAATGCCAAGCGACGCGGTTTCTGAGGTGAATTTGTCggtagtttatctattcaatagcACTTTTTTCAATTGACTTTTAAAGTAAtgtcattaaatatttaaacgtcCATAGATTGCATCCCAGaatcgcaaaaaaaaaacagtttggaTGTTATTTTTCAATGCACTTTAGGCTTTAGTTAGCACAAATTTTATACTTAAGTACGCAATTTATTAACTTCTCTACATGGTTTGGATCGTTTGCCTGTTTTAAATCCTGGCAATGAAATTCGCTTCCGCAGATCtctacaattaaaaatatgccATTTATGGATGTTATGATCCTTTTATGATAACTTTACGATCCATTTTATTATTGCCGATAAACAAAAACGGATAACCTGCATTGGTAGTGCAGTGCAGAGTACCGACACTAACCTCGGACAAAAAGTCGGAAAGGCGGAACTAACTAAAAACCAATAGTTTATAAATAAGAATAACCATTACTGTAATTATGTAATGGTTAATACTTGGCCTCCCATAAAATAATCTGTGTAATATTTAACAGCTGtcaagtaaattattataatgatgttAGGATAGGTTAGGTAGTATATAGTGAATTTCAATAATAACTTGTATATTGTatcaagtattattttattgtgttaaGAGTATCCTTTTTTAGGACTTTTatagattactagctgtcccggcaaacatttctttgccgtataaagtatttcggccgtattattttattgaagtgactaaataagtatgtcaccatggcaacgtccatcgctatcccgttgcacaaacacttatcaatataaaaagtacccagtagccgattctcagaccccactgaatatgcatgtaaaaatttggttaaaatcagtaaagccgtttcggaggagtacgcggcctaacattgtgagttgtgacacgagaattttatatacttataagatattattatattataatttataacttataatttatactcatataatataatattacactataacagtcaaaaataaattatatttatggatacacgtgagtcgtgactaatgttacattataaaattatttaattcatactaatatcattgtaggggcgaggacccctacactacgacgatgggcagaaaggaaactggggttacctggtggctgaggTAGCTGGGCAGATGAGCTGAGGTGGGATGAGCTGATGtggtcacacgacactgtcaccttctatttcactgagctgaggatttatcgcgaatcacgggaacggctagccgatatttttcgtatgtaacgatcgcgcgccggtaatggactgtgtcgaacttgcgtcaaacgtatgacagctgacagcgcagactcatgcgcagtgttgccaactgccacattcgtcgcgctaaagtttggcgcgaacatCCTGGGGGGGCCCGGCAATGGGCGTGAGCTGATCCCCATCTTGAGCTGAATCCAGTGGGAGCCGGGCAATCTTGCCGACAGGTCTCCGCAGCTGGCCTTGTGAGGTGGCCAAGTCCACAACTCTGATGACTCCATCCTTCCCAGGTAGTAGGCGTGTGATTCTTCCCATCTTCCATTGGAGCGGAGGCAGATTGTCTTCTTTGAGCAGAACCAGTTCCCCAATTTTGGGTGGAGAGGAAGAGGAAAGCCATTTGGAGCGGATTTGAAGGGTATGGAGGTAGGACTTGGTCCAGAGAGCCCAAAAGCGCTGAGAGAGAGATTGGATGAGCTGAAAGCGCTTAAGGGGGGAGATGACTCTGTCATCTATTGTGTGCTCGGGAAGAGCTGTGAGCGGACGGCCTATGAGGAAATGGCCGGCTGTGAGGGGCTGATAGTCCGTAGGATCGGACGATAGTGGGCTGATAGGCCGAGAATTTAATACGGCCTCAATTCTAGCGAGCAGAGTTGAGAATTCCTCAAATGTGAGGCGTTGTTCACTGATTACACGGTAGAGGAGTTGCTTGGTAGATTTAACATTAATCTCGTGGATGCCTCCCATCCACGGGGCCTTGGGCGGATTAAGTAACCAAGTTATATTTTGAGCTGAGAGTTTATGGGAAATGGCGTCATTATTGTCATTGAGAAATTGTTGAACTTCTAGGAGCTGATTCCTAGCACCTACATAGTTTGTGCCGCAATCGGAACGTATTAAAACGGGAACACCGCGACGTGAGCAAAATCTTTGTAACGTGGCAATAAATGCATCTGTAGAAAGTGCGGATACGGGTTCCAAGTGAACCGCCTTTGTAGTGAGACAAACGAATATACAAAAGTAACCTTTTATTAACTTAGCATTTCGTAGTTGACTCGATTTAAGTAAAAATGGACCGGCGAAGTCTGTAGGACTAAATACGGGCTGAGGTATAACTCTGTCGGCTGGAAGGTCAGCCATGACAGGCATTTCGGGCTGAGCGCGGCAACGGAAACATCTTATACATTTATACGTTTTATGTCGAATGATGCGGCGTGCTGACAATATCCAGAATTGTTGACGTAATATAGCGTGTAATGTATCGGTGCCAGGGTGGCAATGAATACGATGATAGTGATCGATGATAAGGTCTGTGAGCGGACTAGAACTAGGCAGTATGAATGGATGCTGTGCATCGTATGTGAGTTCCGAGCGAGTGAGTCTACCACCTACTCGAAGGAGACCGTCCTGCATAAACGGTGATAATCGTTGTAACCTAACTGTGCAGAGTTTGTTAATTTGCAGGCGGTGAATGTCTTCTGCGAATGAGTTCTGTTGAACAGAGCGGATCCAGAAGAGCAGAGCTTGTCTACGTTCATTTACAGTTAGCGGACCTAGTTCTCGCGAGTGTGTAGGTAATTTACAGTTAGAAATAAATCGTCGCATGTACGCTGTGACGCCGATAAGTTTATCTAATGAGCTGAATCGTGTAAGAAGATCACTATCTATACCGGGGATTGTGAAATGACATGGAACTTGTTTAGGTTTGAGTCCAGGTAATTCCTGTCGAGTGTGAGCTGAAGGCATCTTGGGCCAGGTATCCTCTGGCAGTTTGAGCCAAGGAGGAGACCACCATAAACTATGCGAAAGAAGAGAATGTGCTGAGATTCCTCTGCTGGCACAATCAGCAGAGTTTAAGTGTGTAGGTACATGACGCCAGATGAGTGAGAGAGAGTTATTAGTAATTTTGGTTACTCTGTTAGCTTCAAATGTTTGTAAACGATGAGTAGGAGTTTTAATCCACGCGA
It encodes:
- the LOC121734934 gene encoding serine/threonine-protein kinase SIK2-like — encoded protein: MADRDRPAKTPIRVGFYDIERTIGKGNFAVVKLARHRITKTEVAIKIIDKSQLDASNLQKVYREVDIMKRLDHPHIIKLYQVMETKNMIYIVSEYASKGEIFDYIARYGRMAEQAARRKFWQILSAVEYCHERRIVHRDLKAENLLLDANMNIKIADFGFSNYYATGELLATWCGSPPYAAPEVFEGKRYTGPEIDIWSLGVVLYVLVCGALPFDGSTLQSLRDRVLSGRFRIPYFMSEDCESLIRKMLVLEPMKRYTIEQIKKHRWMAAEPYTAPTIAADPMRSPAHVTHHTQEPNEQVLRLMQSLGIDPIKTKESLRSNSYDHHAAIYLLLLERLRARASDRRPARRSDLALDRRENPNRVLHTPEQPRDYNRTTPGLTTAPVDPSTAETQRLLSLAGVNMTEQRLLQRNSDTPDNNHRSFLVANLDARAHETDSTRLLSMRNIDVAQSNQRIGNKLNEGNMPTHRLLASTYEQQQNILKQSSEDCRRLLQQSTTVGPETNKNDGRLLTSSSFDSKCAIDGGRNNAVADHNLIANFLQNSASATNFSVDSMKLPNSTTFTMCSEAAKLMNTLQQSPLPLKGTVNLSTSPIPTQFTDTKLSSVLEQPKPLESSRLVSQVQQQDMNRLQTSTPPFKEYPHLSGYSYLQNVAPTENNFNAANTDLFPNTLYRPESKFSLNRYTTGATHNQTHNPNNTTEATKFQQQYSSSTDEGCETDMEDVPSTTIGPQNRLSSYASSSSSSGVVTFFNNKSLSQNLSCDSSQSNFSAFESIDYQLSDCSSELASSLPSCTSNDDKLSYENSTLVNTSPMHPCVYISSYNNKSPGGGFIARHNPINYQSVNKNCQRAATRSPVDFREGRRASDGLVAQQVAQSSETQKNSLAFNSQRLNENCKAKGVLELHLVQKEAQKLKTQYQSSLPVEEMTQRQIQHNQFAATFTPHYLDTKNPITKRISLPETYNYSSTSPPLPASPKMMAPLQDTPDLVTGASLSQISKPPLQQQLMQHRLFQQKRQILQKQMTPPNMQPHEMSTLHSLQVGLSRRQMLRQQSYKIAQQQQILPPLPLTETENRDLLAFQAIVEDPNRLKKSEENLDEPKFTYQGSMDISIVNKDRLGNENWSNLPSSLQSACQISDLAARRDGKESRENGESSHSSLDAPLWPGQWNPGLFQPQTCFQVFQQIN